CGATCCTTGAATATGGATTTTTATCTATAATTGCGGATCTGATTTTTTCTCTCAGCACATTTTTGAAATCAGAACCCTTATTTAAGGCCAATACAATTTCTTCAAGAGTACAAAGCACGATCACTTTTTGTTGAAGGGCATCCCGGCAAGTGCTGATTGCTGGTTCAGTAAAATCACTCGCAGATATAATTAACGCTCTTCCTTCCGCACGATGATACACCCTTACCAAATGTTCGGATATTTGCGGCACGCCTAGTGGTGTATTCCACCACTTCATCTCGACAAAATAAACGTGTCCATCAAGATCAATTACGCCATCAATCTGCTCAACGACGCCTTCGCCCGATCCACCGACTACAGTGAAGGCGTCCCTTATGCCTATATCGAACGCTTTGAATAACGCATTTAGAGCTGGCTCAAGAGCTTTGCCCCGTTCTTGCGGATTACTTATCGCGAAGATTCGGAAGAGGTCGTTTTTTGAGGTCTCAATTGCTAGCGCTCGTCGGCGGATAGCTTCCTTCTTCACCTGTTCTTGATCGAGACGCAGTTTTCTCTCGCGTTCTCGTTCAATATCTATCCTCGTGAAGCTATCTTTGACGTTAACTAATTCACGTACCTCCGTGACCAGCCCACGAGCCTTGAGCCGATCTTCGTCCCAGCAGACCGAGAAGTTTTCGAACTCCACTACGCGCTTAAGAACCTCCCTACGCTCTCTTAGGCAAACTTCCCCCTTTTGGTTGAGGGCGGTCAGAATCTGACGGACAATATCGAATTTATTTATGCTTTTGGGCTCGCGCTCCCACTGTTGGAACGGACCAACAACGAGTGCGTCCGAAACACCAGCACCCTTGAAGAAGAGGAAAACGTCCTTTTTGGCTTTGTTTAAAAGCGGGATCGTGCTGATAAGCAGATTCATCAGCTCTGGTGGATAGTGGAACGTTATGTCGACGCTCACACCCGCTCCCTATTTAGTCTCGCTATCTCATTCGGCCTATCCCGGAACCACTCCAGGCACAGCTCTTCGAGATCGGATTCGGCGACCACTATTCAAATGCCTCTTAGCTCATTTACCTTGCTTCAATCGCTGGAGAAGATTTGGCAGCCGATTCCTAACACTATAGGCAGTTTCAACGTTAGGGTTGTTTTTCGGAGCCGACTCCAAGCGAGATATCTGCTCCGAAGACAGCGTCTCTAATAACTCCAGAAAATCCATCGACGAATTTGCTTGGGTATAGGATGGAGACTTTTCAAAGCAATTGATCATGGAATCAATTAGCGCCTCACCAATCGCCTTTTGTTTAAGCATTACCGAAACAATTTTTCTCGATATATCAGCTGGCTTTTGGCCTTTCCCAGCCAATGCCTGATATTTGCTAACAAACCCAACAGGGTCTGCACCAGTTCTCACTGGTATGATCAGCACTCCACGGCCCAGAGCGAATCCAATTTCCTGATTCGTCCAGAAGCTACTTCCAAAACTTTCCGTGACCAGGAGAATCATCACATGCATTGTTTTCAATGCACGCTCAATTTCATCCTGCCAAGGCTTGGTGACTTCTATATCCTCATGCGCGACGAAACTCGAAATTCCGCATGGCAATAACGCATCTTTAAACTGAGTGGCCTTCTCTTTGTGCTTCGCTTCGTGGCTGATAAATGCCCGTAGGTGCCCTGAAATCCATATTTTATTTATGTCTTCGTCGGACACCGGAAGAGCGGAGGTTTCTTCAACAAGAACTCCCGAACGCTCTTTCCAGTTTTTAAATTCCGGCCCCGCCCGAAGCTCTAATTGCACTTTTGCAACATGCTCATGCGGCGTGTTGTCAATTTTATTGAAGCCCTTTTCTAGCTCTTCTTCAATCGAAGCTTTTGAATCGAGAGTTTCGAAATATATTTCTGAGGGAATAGCCATGCGCACAAGATGCCCGGATTGTCCCCCATCCCAGCCATCATAGTCGTATTCCTCTTCAACCGAGTGAGTGGAGTTTACCAGAATCTTTTGGAGCAGCATACGTCCCTTACGCCCATAATAGTCCGATAAGATCGCCTTGAGCGTTTCCAGCTTTCCTGGGAGCTGGAATTTCGGTCGTTCCTGCTCCTGTCCCCTCACACCCGCTCCTCTGCCAGATTCACTACATATCCCAACAGCTCACGGCACCACTCCACGCAAGTTTCTTCGTGGTGGGATTTGGTGACACTTCTCGTCATTGAGTGACCCTTAGCGGATGAAGCGCTGCCCAAATGCTCTCGGCACTCTCATTTTTAAGTGCGTCTTTAATTTTTTCTACGGCCTTAATCGAATACCGTTTAAATCCAGCGTTGCCAATTCTGATTTCCTTGTAGCAATCAGGCTGCTGGCGGATTCCTAAATGATCCACAACCGCAACAGCCTTCGGCACAGTCAACGACACCTTT
The sequence above is drawn from the Deltaproteobacteria bacterium genome and encodes:
- a CDS encoding restriction endonuclease, coding for MNLLISTIPLLNKAKKDVFLFFKGAGVSDALVVGPFQQWEREPKSINKFDIVRQILTALNQKGEVCLRERREVLKRVVEFENFSVCWDEDRLKARGLVTEVRELVNVKDSFTRIDIERERERKLRLDQEQVKKEAIRRRALAIETSKNDLFRIFAISNPQERGKALEPALNALFKAFDIGIRDAFTVVGGSGEGVVEQIDGVIDLDGHVYFVEMKWWNTPLGVPQISEHLVRVYHRAEGRALIISASDFTEPAISTCRDALQQKVIVLCTLEEIVLALNKGSDFKNVLREKIRSAIIDKNPYSRIVT
- a CDS encoding toll/interleukin-1 receptor domain-containing protein, with protein sequence MRGQEQERPKFQLPGKLETLKAILSDYYGRKGRMLLQKILVNSTHSVEEEYDYDGWDGGQSGHLVRMAIPSEIYFETLDSKASIEEELEKGFNKIDNTPHEHVAKVQLELRAGPEFKNWKERSGVLVEETSALPVSDEDINKIWISGHLRAFISHEAKHKEKATQFKDALLPCGISSFVAHEDIEVTKPWQDEIERALKTMHVMILLVTESFGSSFWTNQEIGFALGRGVLIIPVRTGADPVGFVSKYQALAGKGQKPADISRKIVSVMLKQKAIGEALIDSMINCFEKSPSYTQANSSMDFLELLETLSSEQISRLESAPKNNPNVETAYSVRNRLPNLLQRLKQGK